In uncultured Devosia sp., a genomic segment contains:
- a CDS encoding YqaA family protein → MTETTAPQKLKLYDRLKLATKHRLAEPILALLCFLEAMILPIFPEIMLAPMIVADRTRAWRLAAICTVASVVGGLAGYAIGYFLFDTVGRAIIDFYGAGDGFNSLKQSFNDNGPLMIIIGAISPIPYKVITITSGVAGLDLFTFVFYGLIGRGLRYFVPCGLFFFFGKAANTFIEKHKALAGWGMVAAIILGFAMAPLLFPKADATIPAVLEAEDTITDLGDAS, encoded by the coding sequence ATGACCGAGACCACCGCACCGCAGAAGCTCAAGCTTTATGACCGGCTGAAACTGGCCACCAAGCACCGCCTTGCCGAACCGATCCTGGCTCTGCTCTGTTTCCTCGAAGCGATGATCCTGCCGATCTTTCCGGAAATCATGCTGGCGCCGATGATCGTGGCGGACCGCACCCGTGCCTGGCGGCTGGCGGCAATCTGCACGGTGGCCTCGGTCGTGGGTGGTCTTGCTGGCTATGCGATCGGCTATTTCCTGTTCGACACCGTCGGCCGCGCCATCATCGACTTTTACGGCGCCGGCGATGGCTTCAATTCGCTCAAGCAGAGCTTCAATGACAATGGCCCGCTGATGATCATCATCGGCGCGATTTCGCCCATCCCCTACAAGGTCATCACCATCACCAGCGGCGTGGCGGGGCTGGATCTCTTCACCTTTGTCTTCTACGGGCTGATCGGCCGTGGCCTGCGCTATTTCGTGCCTTGCGGGCTGTTCTTCTTCTTTGGCAAGGCCGCCAATACCTTCATCGAAAAGCACAAGGCGCTGGCCGGCTGGGGCATGGTCGCGGCCATCATCCTGGGCTTTGCCATGGCACCGCTGCTGTTCCCCAAGGCCGATGCGACCATTCCTGCCGTTCTGGAAGCGGAAGACACGATCACCGACCTGGGCGACGCCAGCTAA
- a CDS encoding glyoxylate/hydroxypyruvate reductase A — MLLLHLSDVDEASWGNRLAAALAPYPVVRRGDDFDPADVQYIFVWKPKPDAFEGLANLKAILSLGAGVDALLKHPSLPDAPIVRFVDEDLSQRMSDYVVAHVTMHHRLYTRFRADQKARRWSQLYPPAASETTVGIMGMGVLGQDAVSRLKPLGFDLRSWSRTPKETAGVAGFAGAEQFDAFLAGTDILVNLLPLTPETTGILNSETFGKLRRGRLDGGPVVINAARGGHQREADIVKALGDGTLGAASLDVFEVEPLPESSPLWDIENCYVTPHIAAISNEATGVVYFSQIIKDHEAGKPLINVVDRARGY, encoded by the coding sequence ATGCTATTGCTGCACCTGTCCGATGTCGATGAAGCGAGCTGGGGCAACAGGCTTGCCGCTGCGCTGGCGCCCTACCCCGTCGTAAGGCGTGGCGATGACTTCGACCCGGCCGATGTGCAGTATATCTTTGTCTGGAAGCCAAAGCCGGATGCCTTCGAAGGCTTGGCCAATCTCAAGGCGATCCTGTCGCTGGGCGCCGGCGTCGATGCGCTGCTCAAGCACCCCAGCCTGCCCGATGCGCCCATCGTGCGTTTCGTGGACGAGGACCTCAGCCAGCGCATGAGCGATTATGTGGTGGCCCATGTCACCATGCATCACCGGCTCTATACGCGCTTCCGCGCCGACCAGAAGGCCAGACGCTGGAGCCAGCTCTATCCGCCGGCCGCGTCGGAAACCACGGTTGGCATCATGGGCATGGGCGTACTGGGACAGGATGCGGTGTCGCGGCTCAAGCCCCTGGGATTTGATCTGCGCAGCTGGAGCCGGACACCCAAGGAGACTGCGGGCGTGGCGGGCTTTGCCGGGGCGGAGCAGTTCGACGCCTTCCTTGCGGGCACCGATATTCTGGTGAACCTCCTGCCGCTGACGCCCGAAACCACCGGCATTCTCAACAGCGAGACTTTCGGCAAGCTACGGCGCGGCAGACTCGATGGCGGGCCGGTGGTGATCAATGCGGCGCGAGGTGGGCACCAGCGTGAGGCCGATATCGTCAAGGCGCTGGGCGACGGCACGCTGGGTGCGGCGAGCCTCGACGTGTTCGAGGTAGAGCCCCTGCCCGAGAGCAGTCCGCTGTGGGACATCGAGAACTGCTATGTCACGCCGCATATCGCGGCGATTTCCAACGAGGCCACTGGCGTCGTCTATTTCAGCCAGATCATCAAGGATCATGAGGCGGGCAAGCCGCTGATCAACGTGGTAGACCGCGCACGTGGCTACTGA
- a CDS encoding cytochrome c family protein has protein sequence MDSFELNKIMGAVLGTLLFVMGAGFVAEAIYHPIEDRGPGYNLPEPEVAEGGAAVEAAPEVPLGVLLASASAENGQAAVRKCQSCHNFGEGDPNKTGPHLYDIVGRAEGSVSDFAYSDAMLAHNAAGDVWTYENLNHFLTKPADYAPGTKMNFAGIRTAEERADILAYLQTLSANPVAFPAAEEAAPAEEAAPAEGEGAAAEAAGTQQPDAATPADPAATEPENEAEPAAPAAVTDTPTESQSETPVQGTPTGSGTPAGTSGANPATTAPTAPAAGAAAPATTTETAPAGQ, from the coding sequence GTCGCCGAAGCCATCTACCATCCCATCGAAGACCGTGGCCCGGGCTATAACCTGCCGGAGCCGGAAGTTGCCGAAGGTGGCGCAGCGGTCGAAGCGGCTCCCGAAGTGCCGCTCGGCGTGCTGCTGGCCAGCGCCAGCGCCGAAAACGGCCAGGCTGCGGTGCGCAAGTGCCAGTCGTGCCACAATTTCGGCGAAGGCGATCCCAACAAGACCGGCCCGCATCTCTATGACATCGTCGGCCGCGCCGAAGGTTCGGTTTCGGACTTCGCCTATTCCGACGCCATGCTGGCACATAATGCTGCCGGCGATGTGTGGACCTATGAAAACCTCAATCACTTCCTGACCAAGCCGGCTGACTATGCCCCGGGCACGAAGATGAACTTTGCCGGTATCCGCACTGCCGAAGAGCGCGCCGATATCCTGGCTTACCTGCAGACGCTGTCGGCCAATCCTGTTGCCTTCCCGGCTGCCGAGGAAGCTGCACCAGCTGAAGAGGCTGCGCCGGCCGAAGGCGAAGGCGCTGCGGCTGAAGCCGCCGGCACCCAGCAGCCCGATGCGGCGACACCAGCCGATCCTGCTGCAACCGAGCCGGAAAACGAAGCCGAACCGGCTGCGCCGGCCGCCGTGACCGACACGCCGACCGAAAGCCAGAGCGAAACTCCGGTTCAGGGCACGCCAACCGGCAGCGGTACGCCCGCCGGCACGAGCGGCGCCAATCCGGCGACCACGGCCCCGACGGCACCCGCCGCGGGCGCGGCTGCTCCGGCCACCACAACGGAAACCGCACCCGCCGGCCAGTAA